The DNA segment TGTCTGTCGCTATTGATGTATGTGATGAGACGTGACTTGACCGTGAGTGGGCGTGACCGGACCGTGACTGGCCTTTTAATGTGTCAGAAACGTATTTAATGAGtaagttttccatttttcccagTGTCCAGCTAGTACAGAGcgatgttaacctcttcagtactgggaggcatttttactacgagttttgagtatgattagacgattttattgacattaggaaaagtctatggaagtcagaagattaatgcagaGTTTAATCActacaagtttctgaaggtgaataaaatctccaaatagtgagcagaataaataagacaacacgtcatggcactgaaggggttaaaaagctATTGAGGGATAAGAATAGATTAGGTTGGTTTGTGAGGGATGATGTGTGAAGCAACAGTGAAAGGATTAGAAGTGGTGTGAACAGTGACGTAGTGAACAACATGACACCTGCTCCCGCGTCACGTCGCGTCGGTAAGGTTGGTATGTCTGTCTTGACGTGATGTAGATACGTAGATCTATTTCCGTTAATATACGGCAACTGTCCCTTAGTGTGCAGGGCTGCCAACTGTTGCCACCATGCTCACTAAATGTCAAATGATATCGATCATGGGTTCAAAATGTGGAAATTTTTGCATATATAATTGCAAAGTGAATAACAAGGCTATGTGTTTCAAATTACACGTGAATTACACTTTATATAATTTTGTAGTTTAAATAGACTAACTATGACAACTTTGTCTTATGAAGCTTTTACGAAATGTGTTAGTAATTCGCTTTCCATCACCAAATTACTAATTATactcttttttatgtaatcCTCTCTGTAATCCtgtatctttcttctttgtaattacacttttcatctccttcaaaGCTTCACCCTTTggattcctttcttttttttatttcagcctCAAAGCCTCATATATGtaactatttcttcttccctttatgaCCTGCTATTCTATTTACTACCTTGGTCTTTGTCATAGTTTCGTAACCTCTATACACACTCCTTTGATCTCCTCTACAGTTTCAGCTCTTATACTTAACCTCTTTTGTTCCATTATAGTTTTGATATCCTTTTATTTACTAGTTGTCCTTTACTTTCAAAGCCTTTATGATGCACTTTAGTTGTCTCGCTTATAAATTCGAAACCTTTTTGTTAATTGTCTTTTATTTGTCTCCATTATTCCAGGACTTTCACATTTATCCTTATTTCGTCATTTatagtttcaaaacatttatagtTTGCCATTTTTGTCATTCATAGTTTCAAAaccttttcatttactttttgccCAGTTTAGTTTCAAAATCCTGatgatttacctttttttcaccaTTACTCCAAAATATgtatatttactcatttttgttgccattataGTCTGAAGACCTTTAAAATCAtcccttttatccttttatattttcaaaacCTTTATGATTATTCCTTTATAACTTATAATTTTAAAATCCTTATAACTTCAAAAACCCTCATAATTTATCCTTATTTTATCTCGTATATCTTCAAAACCTTATAATTCATCCCATTTTTATCTCTTACAGTTCGAAATCCATTATAACATTCCTTCACTTACCTCCATTAAAAGTTTCAAAACCCTTACATAACTAACCTTCACTATTGACAACGCCATCAGAATCTTAACACTGGTCCTCTGTTCTCCATCCCTAGCAGTGCTGAAGGCGACTCCATCCCCTTGAAGTCCTGACGGAGGTAAGACAAGATTATTTACTTCGTGTAGGGGGGAAAGGGAGGCGTCACTTGTTGGGGTCAGAACGCTTGTGTGGGTAGGGTGTGTCATTAGAGCGAGCAGCCGGGGATGTTTTCTATGACTGACTAATGGGTGCTGGGAAACAAAACgccaggaaaggaaaagtaagggaaaacgaaattactaagaaaaaaaaatatgaaatagaaacaaaggctttatatatttttgctacaaatttttttttctgttacactTTCTTTATCgttactttttcttgttgttatttttatttatcgttAATGCTTataatgttatttatttttcttgttactttatGTCTTACAATCTGAATTCTGacttgggacacacacacacacacacacacacacacacacacacacacacacacacacacacacacacacacacacacacacacacacacacacacacacacacacacacacacacacacacacacacacacacacacacacccttcctgcTCGCTAACTCGCTGGTAAAGAAttcagacaggtgtgtgtgaaagagtggACGAGTGAATAAGTAAGAGAACAAGTCAAGAATCCAGTTGTTCAATACGTCACTGGGTCAGGAGAGGAACAAAAGACTAACAAAACTAAATTAACTGAACCATATTTACAGAACCACTCTAACAGAACTAGATTAACAGAACCAGATTAACAGAACTAGATTAACAGAACCACTCTAACAGAACTAGATTAACAGAACCACACTAACAGAACCACACTAATAGAACACTAACAGAACCACGCCAACAGAACCACACTAACAGAACCAGAACATAACCTAACAAACAGAACCAGACTAACAGAACCGGAGAAGAACCACACAACAGAACCCAGAATTCAATACAGGCATTTCACAGTGCACTCAGCTCCCTAGATACTtgaatttcctttgtattcccttgcGATCTTAATGGaaggctgctctctctctctctctctctctctctctctctctctctctctctctctctctctctctctctctctctctctctctctctctctctctctctctctctctctctctctctctctctctctctctctctctctctctctctctctctctctctctctctctctctctctctctctctctctctctgttttgtgtcACGTGTAAGATCTCACCTGTTTCTCGTGTGattaaggtagtggtggtggtggtggtggtggtggtggtggtggtggtgatggttaatAGCGGTGTTGTGAATGCTTAGTGGGAAATGTTGGTTGgtagattgttgttgttgataatgaaAGATATAATTGTAATaaagtgaaaagattaatagttgtggtgacattgaagagagagagagagagagagagagagagagagagagagagagagagagagagagagagagagagagagagagagagagagaaggaaaggacacaAGTTAAATATGCGAATAACAAagagtaaaagataaaagaaagggaaaaagaaaaaggaagaagatataatGTTCCAATtgtaaaaacagagaaaaggaaagtgaaaaccaatgaatatagatgaaaagagaagaaaatgaacgataccagagagagagagagagagagagagagagagagagagagagagagagagaagcaacattGACAGGAAActaaagaccaccaccactaccaccaccaccaccaccaccaccacacttattGGACATTTAGGGGTCGTTCTCAGGTTTACTCCAGGTAATTGAAACTCTAGACTTTTTGTTCCTCCCGACGGTAGTAATTACTTAAATGGTGCCAATTAcccaccctttcctcccccacccATTACCCTCCATTTGTTGTGCCCCACCTTGCTTCTCTTtcagcagtacacacacacacacacacacacacacacacacacacacactctctctctctctctctctctctctctctctctctctctctctctctctctctctctctctctctctctctctctctctctctctctctctctctctctctctctctctctctctctctctctctctctctctctctctctcctctctctctctctctctcctttcagtcCTACCTCAGCGCTCGCTGAGATAGgacgctctcctcctcccctccttccttggcACAGTCGGCAGCTCGCCCTTCGGGTCGCTGAGCTGTCTGTGTTGTGTCCGGGGCATTGAGTCATGACGTACTCGGTCCGGCCTCCTTCAGTGTGCTTGAGGATGACCTTGCaatgagtggggaggaggatgtggtctCCCTTGCCTGGTGATGGAGGAACGGGGCAACCATCTACCCCGGTCGTTCCAGCCTCGCTCGCCCCTCCACCCGGCTGTGAGCTTCaagctgcctcctcttcctcctccaagcgCACGATGGATGACGCAAACACCAGTGGGGATGACCTAACACCTGCCAGTAAGTTTTCTCGTCCTGATACTCGTACCTGTGCTCAGGCGGGTGATGTCTCACTGGCTGCTTGTGACCGCCTACCTACCCAGCCCTCCTGCCTTCCGCCTGTTGCACCACCTTTTGCGCCCAGATCGGAGTATATGAAGCTGGAATTTCCTAACAATCCAGGTGTGGATGTCAAGCTTCGTTGGTTGTCGGAAGTTACCCGTCACTTTTCCCTGGATCGTGCCTTGGCGGAGGTGAAAATGTCGGCAGTGACCTCTCGCTTTGTGTATGTGTCGCGACGTCGGCAGGATATTGTGCAGAGTGTAGTGGCTGGTGATTTTTTGGCACTGAAGCTACGAGTAGAAGACTCCCCTGAGAGGCCTCGCAAATTCCCGAGTTACTTGTTCACTCGTTACCCTGTTGGAGTTGACTCGTCGTTCAGCCGGGAGTTGCCGGGTGTCTACAGTGCCCGCCGCTTCCGCCAAAATGGACAGCCGCTCAACAGGATTGTGGTGACGTGGTCTCATGAGGAACCTCCCCGTCGTCTGTGGCGTTCAGTTTTCTGCCGTGTTTGCCACCATGTGAGGTTCGACCAATGGCTGCAGACCGTCCAATGTGTTTTCGTTGCTGGGAGGTGAGGCACATCTCCAGGTACTGCTCGGCTGCGGAGAAATGTGGTTGGTGCTCCGGCCCTCATGACTCTCGCTCCTGTCCACATCGAGGCCCATCCCGACCATCAACGGAAGTTCCTGCCGCCGCTCCACCTTCCCCGCCTCTGTCCGTCACCTCCAACTGGCAATGCCCTCGTTGCCAAGTGCGGGGAGTTAGTGCATGGCACGGCTGCCCCAGACGTCGCTCCTCCTCTCCGTTACGATCGGGACCCtcatcaccgccgccaccaccacaccctcccgtgacgcttcctccctcctcggactcgtcttctcctctctttctccacgcCTCTTGGCTCTCCAGAGTGCTGTTAAGAAACTGCAGGCCCTTACATCCTCCCTCGAGTCCCGTTTGGATGCCCTAGAGACCAGTATTACCAACCTAGCAGTTTCGCAGGCTTCTGTGGAGGCAACTGTGGCTACGCTGACCGAGGCACATCACACTGTCATCGAGAAGCTCTCCACACTTACTCAGCGGTTCGAGGCCTGGGCTACGCGAGCTGGTTTGCCACCAGAACTTTCCACTCCTGCTGCTGATGTGTGTGCTGCATCGTCGTCGCTTGGTTCCCGTCCTTATAGCTCCCGAAATGTTCGCTAGTCGTGTTCCGTTTCATATCCTCTCTTGGAATGCCTGTGGCGTGACCTCATTTGATATTATCACATCTGGCCTCGTGGCAGCTCACGTGAAATGTTCTTCTGTTCCTGCTCTGTTTTCAGGCCATGTTACCCTTAGCTTCCAGTATTCTCTTCCTGCGGTGCCATCTCCGGTCCACCATCGGCCACGCATCTCTATCCCGCCCAAGAATGGTCCGAACTACATCGCCTTCATGTCCGCCTGTCTCCCCAGGTTTGAGCTCTCTTCACCAGATGACCTTTACTCCTCTTTGGTTTCACACACTACCGATTTCTTCACACGCTATGTTACCAGACCGCATCTTCGGCGTCCCCGTCAGCCCCACACCTGGACCATGGACAATCGTATTCTTTTGGCTGAAAGGACGGCGGTGGAGGCTGGCCGCCTATTTCAGGAGAATCCAACGCCCGGTAACCTGCACCATTTTGAGACCGCCAGGGACGAGTTGGTTGCTCTACAAGGGAGCGTGAGGACGGAATCATGGCAGAAGTTTACAGCTGACATTAATCGAGGGACAAGCGTGAGTAGCATGTGGCAGTTAATTAATAGGGCGGTTCAGGAACTTCTTGACGGCTGGGCTGCTCAGTCCTGTGTGACTAATCTTTCCGCACATATCCAGGAGGCTTTGTCAACCCAAGAGGACCGTCGCACTCTCCGCTTGATGGCTGCATTGTTGAAAAGTGATGACGAGGATGCGGTACCGATCACTGAAGAGTTGAGACGTGCATTAGCTCGGGGCGACAGCGCCAGGTGACGATGGGATCACGTATGCAGTTCTCCGTTTACTTCAACATGTCTCTGGTAACCCACTCCTTCGGCTCTATAATTTGTGTTTTTCCCAGGGACATGTGCCATCTGCCTGAACCCGCAGCACCATCGTCCCTATCCTTAAGCCAGGTACGAATAAGTTTCGGCCGgtctctctcacctcctgctTTAGTAAGGTCATGGAGCACATCCTCCTCTCCCGCCTACTGTATCGGCTGGAGTCTAAGCTCTCCCCTCGTCTCTTTGGCTTTCTGCTGCGCCGGAGCACGCACCACTGCCTCGTAGAACTCTACTCTCAACTTTCCTCCAGCAGCGTGGtggccttcattgacctcaagAGCGCATTTGATGTGACAGAGACATCATTCTGGACCAACTGGTGGACTTTGGAGTTAAGGGACGCCTCCTTAAATGGTTACGGGGATACCTGAGTAACAGGTCCTCTAGAGTTTTATTTCATGGTGTCTGTAGTTCGTATAAAGGTTTTGATCTGGGGACTCCTCAAGGTGGGGTGCTTAGTCCATTTCTTTTCAATGTCTGTATGCACCGCTTGCTTTCTCTCTTGCCTGATGTGCCTGATATAACTATTAACTGCTATGCAGATGATATCTGCATTTATTCTTCATCTCCAGTTGCTCTCAAGCCTATCTTCAATCTTTTCAtacatctgctgctgcttgtggaCTAATCGTCTCTCCTGAGAAGAGCAGGGTCTTCTCTACAGTCAGTCCTGTATTGCTGCCGCAGTTCTTCATCGGTGCCTGTAACGTTCCTCTCTGCCGCCAGTACCTCTATCTCGGGACTCCAGTTCATCTCCCTCGCGCTCCCCAGGGCCAGCGAACACTCCCTTTGGTCCAGGATCTCCTTACGCACCTGCAGAAACGCCTCGCTCCTCTTCAGTGGCTGACGAATCACGCTGATGGCATCTCCATACCCGTTGCGAGGACCATCTACTTGACTTTTATTCGTTCAGTTATTGACTATCTCTCGCCGGCTCTTGTTCAGCTCCCAAGATCTTGCTTACAACCGCTTGAGGTATTTCAGAATAAGGTCATGCGAGTCATTCTTGGTTGCTCTTTCTCAACGAGGATTGTTAACATGCAAGCTGAACTCAATTTGTCCCCTCTGTATGACAGAATTCAATATATAATGGCACAACTCACCACTAAATGCCTTTATTCTCCCCAGTTGGCGCCTCACTACTCGCAGGTTGAGAGG comes from the Portunus trituberculatus isolate SZX2019 chromosome 25, ASM1759143v1, whole genome shotgun sequence genome and includes:
- the LOC123508526 gene encoding uncharacterized protein LOC123508526, yielding MWSPLPGDGGTGQPSTPVVPASLAPPPGCELQAASSSSSKRTMDDANTSGDDLTPASKFSRPDTRTCAQAGDVSLAACDRLPTQPSCLPPVAPPFAPRSEYMKLEFPNNPGVDVKLRWLSEVTRHFSLDRALAEVKMSAVTSRFVYVSRRRQDIVQSVVAGDFLALKLRVEDSPERPRKFPSYLFTRYPVGVDSSFSRELPGVYSARRFRQNGQPLNRIVVTWSHEEPPRRLWRSVFCRVCHHVRFDQWLQTVQCVFVAGR